CTTCAAACTGGTTCCAGTAAGCTTCAAGCCCGATAGAATATAAACCCACTCTCGCTTTTTTTGCCGGTTTGATTGGATCGAACATTTGGATTATCACTCCCAGCTTTTTAAATAAGGAATTTAATTTGAATCGTAATCGCTTACATTTTTGGACTAAGACTAGAATCTCTATTCATTTTGCTTCAAAGTGAAATACTTCGGGAATCACTTTTATCGTTCCCCCATCATGATGTTGAATTAACAAATCAGACATATACTTTTGCCATCTAATATTGGCTTCATGCCTCTCCAGTTTAGCCATAGCTTCATTAAAGTTTTCTACTTCCATATAAGCAAACAATGTTCCACCATCCATAAAAATACTGTACGTCTTAATCCCAACATCTTCAAAAGCTCGGAGCAACTCTGGATAAACAGCCTGATGCCGCTTGATGTACTCTTGTTGATCTTTCTCTCTGATACGCAATACAAAAGCTACTCTTTCCAAGAATCCTACCCCCTCCGAAAAATTTGAAATTGTTTTGTTTAATTCTGATTTAAAATAATATTATTTTATGTTTTTGTTTGTTTGTTTTTGATTTTATTTATATTGAATTATAAATGGAACTAGATTTAAAATCAATATTTTAATACCAAAAAAGTTAGACATTTTAAAAAGATTGTCACTCAGCAACAAAGGCTGAGCCATAGGTGGTATCACCTTGGATCAGCCCCTTGCTCATTCTATTAAAATGCGCTTGCCCTGCTAACATCTTTATCCTATCTCCGCAACCTTCACAATTGGAGACTGTCTTTTCAGTGATTATGGAAATTATTTTTTATTAAACGAATAATAATAGAAAAATGGCTTAATATGAGAGGCAACTGCATATGCAGGGTGGAAGGTGACCACTCCCTTTTTTATTTTAAGAAGGGAGTGGTACAGGTAAAGCTGACCATATACGATGTGTGAGTCAAGTCTTCGTGGGGTGCTCTCGACATTTCTGAGAATGGAAAAATGACCTTTTTTGAACACCAAAAAACAATGTTCAAAGCTTGTGCTCAAATTGCCTGCAGGGCTTGCAACACATCTGCCTTCAGGTCCTCGATATGCTCGATGCCGACTGATAAGCGTACGTAATTGGGCGGAATCCCGGCAGTACGCATTTGCTCCTCGGTCATGACGCCTTCCCACATCGCCGCTGTATGTACCACCAGTGAATCAATCCCTCCCAGGCTGACAGCATTAGGGATCAGTTTTAATGCAGAGACGAAGCGCTGCGTCTCCTCATACCCACCTTTGATGGCAAGGGCAATCACCGCCCCAAAACCGCGCATCTGGCGTTTCGCCAACTCATGTTGCGGATGGCTGGTAAGACCTGGGTAATACACCTGCTCGATCTGCGGCTGTGCCTCGAGAAACTCGGCCAGGGCAAGGGCATTGGCGTTAATGCGTTCAATCCTTAACGGAAGTGTACGCAGACCGCGCAAAAGCAACCAGGCATCCATTGGCGAGAGAACGGAACCGATGGAGATATGCGTCTGCCAAATACGCTCTGCCAACTCCTCGCTGGTGCAGATCACACCCGCTGTTAAATCATGGTGTCCGCCTAGATATTTGGTTGCGCTGTGAATGACCACATCCACACCCAGATCATGGGGACGCTGATTGATCGGTGAGGCGAAAGTGTTGTCGGCCACAACGAGGATGCCACGAGGGCGGGCCAGCTCCACTACGGCGGCCAGATCGGTAATCACCAAAGTTGGATTGGCTGGCGACTCCGTCATGATAAGCTTTGTATTAGGTCGAAGCGCTGCTTCAAAGGCCGAGATGTCGGCTTGCTCGACCAATGTCACTTCGACACCAAAACGAGGCAGCATCTCGTCCATGATTTTGGCGGTACTCATATAATGCCTGGTCTGTGCGATCACATGGTCGCCTGCGCTGACCAGCGTAAGAAGAGTTGTGGCAATCGCCCCCATTCCGGAACCGGTTACCAGTGCGGTTTCTGTGCCTTCAAGCTCAGCCATTATCTTCTTAACCCGCTCATGTACTGGATTACCGTATCGGGTGTAATACCTGGGATGGCTGGAAGTTCCGGCCATTTCCGCAAATTGGGCGGAATTTTGCGCACGGAACGTGGCTGAGTAATAAATGGCAGGAGCCACCGTGCCATCATTGGTCACCCAATCATCGCCATGTACCACCAAGGTTTCGTCCCGGAGTTCATCAAGATTGAACTGCTCATGAGGATCATGTTTGTTCATACTCACTCACACCTTTTCTTTATATTTTATTCTATATCTTCCAGCCGCTCACCACTTTGGCTCCCAGGCAGCTCTTAAAATGCTCCACTGCCCAGCGATGACCTTCCTGGTTGAAACTTTGCACCGCATCCTCGTGCACCACGATGTTAAATCCTTTGTTATACGCATCTACAGCCGTATGCAACACACAAATATCCGTGCACACGCCCACTAAATGAAGAGTGTTGATTCCCCGCTCCCTTAACTTAATCTCCAGGTTGGTACCGGCAAAGGCACTGTAGCGGGTTTTATCCAGCCATAAGATTTGTTGCTGATATTGGGGATTGTTTTTAATCGTGTCGTAATACGCTCCAAGCGCCCCGTACTGGTCCCGCCCTTTTGTCTCACGGATATTGTGGGGCGGAAACAACTTTGTTTCAGGATGGTAGGGATCCCCTTCATCATGGACATCAACGGCAAAGACGACGTAGTCGCCGTTTTCCACAAATTGCTTGGTAAGCTCTGTAATGCGCTCTTCAATGGCCTGCCCCGGCTCCCCGCAGGTCAGCTTTCCGTCGTCAGCGACAAAATCATGCGTATAATCAATGATAATCAACGCCTCCATGGCATTCACTCCCCATCAAATACAATTTTAACAGTATCCGCTATCGATATTCTTCAGTATGCTGTTTAAACCATTCAATAATATCAGAAAATTCAAGGTTCCCATTGGCCACAAGGACGATGAATACTTCATTTTCATCATCATCGGGTATGATCTTATAGCCATTTTTCTTTAAAAAGATGTCGGTAGCAACAAATGCTGTTCGCTTATTTCCGTTAAAAAAAGGATGGTTTCTTACTAACGATTCGAACAAAGCAGCTGCCTTTTCAAATAAGGTTGGGTAAGCCTCTTGACCAAATACGGTCTGTTGGGGCCGGTAGACTGCTGATTCAAGCAAACCTTGGTCTTTGATTCCTGCTTGCTCACCTTCTCCATACTTCTTCATCGCCATAAAATGAATGACTGCCACATCTCTGGGACTCAAATACCTTGTGGCCATGTTATCTGTCCTTAAGTCTTTTTAATACCTCATGGTGTTCTTCGAAGGTTTCAGTAAGCATTTCCAACATCTCAGCATCCACTTGATCTTCCCATTTGACCTTTTTGGTAATCATAATTTGCCCATCCTTAACCTCAAATTCAAGTTCATCCCCACGTTTAATGTTAAAAGCATCAGTGATCGCTTTTGGCAAGCCGACACCCAAACTGTTACCCATTTGGGTCACTTTGCGAATCTCTTTTTTACTCATCGCATTCACACCCATTCTCTTTTGATCTCCTTTTTAGTTTAGTTTAAAATGTGGCTGTTTATACGTTCATACAATATATATGTAATAACATTATAACATGTATATTGGCAGCATTCAATCAATCCCAAAAAGAACCGCTGGCCAACACCTGCCAACGGCTACTCTCAAATCAAACAAACTCCCTTTCTATATACCTTAATCACCAATCTTGACCGCCACATTTTTCAACTGGGTATAGTTACGCAGAGCTTCCAAGCCTTTTTCCCGGCCAAAACCACTTTTTTTGTAGCCGCCAAAAGGCATCTCCACGCCCCCGCCAGCTCCGTAATTATTGATAAAAATCTGCCCGGCACGGATCTTCTTGGCCATCCTGTGGGCCCTGGCAATCTGCTTGGTCCAAATCCCAGTTACCAAACCGTACGGCGTGCCATTAGCCAATTGAACAGCCTCTTCTTCATCCTCAAAAAGAAACACCGTCAGCACAGGGCCAAATATCTCTTCCTGAGCCAGACAACTGTCGGGCCCCAAGCCCTCCACCACCGTCGGTTTAAAGAAAAAACCATGTGGTGCTTCCTCAACAAGCACTCTTTCTCCCCCGGTCAGGATACGTGCTCCTTCCTGCTTGCCTTGTTCCACTAACTGTTCAATACGGCTGCCCTGTTTGTCGTTAATGATTGGCCCCAAATCAGGGTTATTGATGCCAATGCCCAGAGTTAATGTGGCCATGCGCCGCACCACTTGCTCCACAAACTGATCATAGATGTTTCTATGGAGAATGAGGCGGGAACCAGCTGAGCAGGTTTGTCCGGCGTTTTGTACAATGGAACGGACCACCCAGTTTAACGCTTCCTCTTGGTCACAATCGTCAAAGAGAATATTGGGAGATTTGCCGCCCAGCTCCATGGTGACCGGTTTAATATTGCGGCTGGCCGCTGCCATCACCTTACTGCCCGTTTGCACAGACCCCGTAAAAGTGATATGGTCCACATCCGGATGATTGGCCAGGGCATCGCCCGCTTCATGGCCATAGCCGGTCACCACGTTATACACACCAGGAGGAAAACCGGCTTGCTCCACCAAATAAGCCAAGTACAAAGCAGTCAAGGGGGTATCTTCGGCGGGTTTGATCACCACTGTATTTCCCGTGGCGATGGCAGCAGCCACACCTCTGCCTGTAATCTGCAAGGGATAATTCCAGGGCACAATATGGGCGGAAACACCGATTGGCTCCCGAACCGTGTAGTCTAAAATACCCGGGCTGACCGGAATGGTCTCTCCAAAAATCTTATCGGCCATTCCCGCATAATATTCAAAGTAACGGGCAGCAGCTTCCACATCGGCTTGGGCTTGGGAGAGAGGTTTTCCCGTATCCAGACTCTCCAGCTTGGCCAATGTTGCTTTTTCCTTGCGGATCAGTTGGGCCACTTGCCATAGCTTTCTAGCCCGCTCATCCGCTCTCATCTCCTGCCACTGGGCAGACTCAAACGTCTCCCTCGCCGCCTGCACAGCCCGGTCTACATCCTCTTGCCCTCCCCGGGGAACAGAGGCCAGCATTTCCCTGGTGGCCGGCTCAACTGTAGCAAAGGTTTTCTGGCTGACACTTTCAGTCCACTGGCCGTTAATATACATTAATGAAGGGATTGTACCAATATCTATTAAAGATTGAGCCATGGTCAAATTCCTCCTATCTATGATCTGCTGTCTATCATCATCCACTATATCGTCTATAATCCTCTGCCGCCATCTACATTCAAGATGGCCCCGGTCACAATTTGAGCTTCATCAGAGCAAAGGTAAACGGCTGCATGAGCGATATCCTCCGGTTTAATCAGCCGCCCCAGAGGTACACTCTGTCTATAGATTGATTCCTTCGTTTCTTCAACATCAGCCCCCGCAGCAGTAAATTGACCCAGCATCTGCGTATCCGCAGGGCCAGGATTAAGGGCATTGACACGAATGTTAAATGGTGCCAACTCAATGGCTAGTGCCTGTGCCAATGCGACCAGCGCACCCTTGGAAGCAATATAGGCATTCAGACCCGGGCGAGGACGCTGACTGGAAATAGAAGCGATGGGTATGATGACTCCCTGCTGTTGCTGTTTCATATAGGGTACTACCGCCTTGCTCAACAAAAAGGCAGATGTCACATTAACATCTATGATACGATGCCACTCTTCTTTACTCACTTCCTCGACCGGAGTGGCTGGCTGGGCAATACCTGCCGCATGTACCAACCCATTCACTTTCCCCCACTGGTTATGAACCTTTTGCACAGCCTGTGTGACGGCAGTTTCAGAAGTGACATCCACCTTGGCAATGATGAGACGGCTTTCGTCCATGTCATTAAACACCTGTTTAAGGGGATCCGTATTTAAATCCAGCGCCGCTACCTGAGCGCCTTCCCGTAAAAAGAACTCAACGATTTTAAGCCCCATGCCTCCTCCTGCTCCGGCAACAATCATTGTTTTCCCCTCAAGTCGCATTTGTCATCCTCCCTGCTTGTTATGCATATTCCTGATTTAAAAATTTAAGCGCCGCCTGACGATAGATTTGGGTTGTTACTGCTAGTTCGTCTAAATCAATATACTCGTCTATGTGGTGGGGGATTTCCCGGTCCCCCGCTCCTGTTGTCACAATGGGTACACCAGCCAGATGTAAAAAAGTTCCATCTGTAGCGCCAGGTACCCCGTTATAGACCGGCTGCCTGCCTGTCACCTGGGTGTACGCTGCCGCAATGGCCTGCACAATGGGTTGCTCCTTGTCCGTTTTGGTCCACGGCCGGTCCTCGATCACCTCAAACTCTGCCTTAAAATCAGGATCAAGAGCTGCTAAACGGTCCAGTACTCCTTGAATCTCTGCACTTAAGGTCTGGTGATCCTGACCAGGTATGGTGCGGATGTCCAGTGTGGCCAGGCACTGGTCAGGGACCACATTAATTTGCGGTTCTCCCTCCACAGGGGCCCGCAAAACAGTAGGCGTAATACTGGGCCAGCCTAACAGGGGGTGTTTACCCCAACGTTGTTTCTCCCTCTCTTCCAACTTCTCCAGCTCACAGATGACACGGGCCATGCGTGTATTGGGATTCACACCACTCAAAGGAATGGCGCCATGGGCCATTTTGCCAAAGGTTTTCAATACAACCCGCATGGCTCCCTTTTGAGCAATACAGATGTGATTTTCCTCCGGTTCACAAATAATGGCACCATCCACTCCTCTGGCCCAACCCCGTTCAATAAAATGCTTAATGCCACTCATCATGCCTTCTTCATCACAAGGCACACAAAGGATGATTTTCCCATTAAATCTTTCCCCATCCCGCATAATGGAGTGAACAGCCGTAATGGCTGCAGCCAGATTGCCTTTGGTATCGTTTGTGCCGCGGCCATACATCCGGTTTCCTGCAATGCGTCCTTCAAAAGGAGGGTATGTCCAGGCTGACGGATCCCCTTCTGTGACCACATCAGTATGTCCCTCAAATAATAAGGTTTTTCCTGGACGTTTGGAATCCAGGATGCCAATCACATTAGGACGTCCAGGTTCTACTTGTTCCAGATAGACCTCCAACCCCAAATTTTTTAGATAATCATAAACAAATTGAGCCACTTTGCTCTCGTTTCCATCGGGATCACCGGGCCGGTACACACTGGGAATACGTACCAGGTCTTGTGTCAGCCGGATCACTTCGGCTTTATCCCGTTGGAATCGCTGTTCTGTGTAGACGGACATGCTATGGCCCCCTTTGTCCCTGTTGAAAGACTTGTTGTTTCAGATATGACATCTGCTCTTCTATGACACCTGCTTCTTCCCTACGCTCCCCAGAAACGTGACACTACCTCCTGTTGCTGAGCCATAGTGCGGTGTTGGGTCAGCAAACTGGCAGCCACATAACCGATGAAGCCTAGCACAATGGGCAAGACAACACCGTGCATGCCCAACGGATTTTTCCAAAACAGATCAAAGAGAATATAAGTTGAAACGCCTACGATGATGGAAGCTAGAGCGCCATATTTGTTCCCTTTTTTCCAATACAGACCCATTATGATCGGCCAGATAAAGGCAGCCTGCAATCCTCCAAAGGCATACAAATTCAGCCAGATCAAAAAGTCAGGCGGATTGACGGCCATGAAAAAGACGATTAAGCCCAAAACAGCAGTGATGGTGATACTGAGACGCTTAACAGTTTGTTCTGTTGCCTCCGGCTTAATATAGTTCACATACACATCCTTAACAATGGACGAGCTGACCAGGAGCAGCAAGGAGTCGACTGTGGACATGATGGCAGCCATTGGCGCGGCCAAGACGACCCCAGCCAGCCATGCGGGCAGAACTTCCATGGCAATGGTGGGCATCACCGTATCACCCACTTCAATACCCGGAACAACAGCCCGGCCAAATACACCCACCAAATGCATGCCCAGCATGATCAGGCCCACGACAATGGTGCCAATAATCAGAGCCCGGTGCATCGCCTGTGAGCTTTTATAGGCCATAGCACGGACAGCCACCTGGGGCAAGCCAACAACCCCCACCCCAACCAAAATCCAGAATGAAGAGACGTAGATGGCCGATAATTGCTGTTCATGGCCATATGGGGTTAACAGATTGGGATTTTCAGCAGCCAGCTCACTGATAATATTGGATACACCTCCTCCAGCCACGATGGTGCCGATCAAGATCAAGATGG
This Caldalkalibacillus uzonensis DNA region includes the following protein-coding sequences:
- a CDS encoding cysteine hydrolase family protein produces the protein MEALIIIDYTHDFVADDGKLTCGEPGQAIEERITELTKQFVENGDYVVFAVDVHDEGDPYHPETKLFPPHNIRETKGRDQYGALGAYYDTIKNNPQYQQQILWLDKTRYSAFAGTNLEIKLRERGINTLHLVGVCTDICVLHTAVDAYNKGFNIVVHEDAVQSFNQEGHRWAVEHFKSCLGAKVVSGWKI
- a CDS encoding AbrB/MazE/SpoVT family DNA-binding domain-containing protein gives rise to the protein MGVNAMSKKEIRKVTQMGNSLGVGLPKAITDAFNIKRGDELEFEVKDGQIMITKKVKWEDQVDAEMLEMLTETFEEHHEVLKRLKDR
- a CDS encoding type II toxin-antitoxin system death-on-curing family toxin, whose amino-acid sequence is MKKYGEGEQAGIKDQGLLESAVYRPQQTVFGQEAYPTLFEKAAALFESLVRNHPFFNGNKRTAFVATDIFLKKNGYKIIPDDDENEVFIVLVANGNLEFSDIIEWFKQHTEEYR
- a CDS encoding trans-sulfuration enzyme family protein, whose product is MNKHDPHEQFNLDELRDETLVVHGDDWVTNDGTVAPAIYYSATFRAQNSAQFAEMAGTSSHPRYYTRYGNPVHERVKKIMAELEGTETALVTGSGMGAIATTLLTLVSAGDHVIAQTRHYMSTAKIMDEMLPRFGVEVTLVEQADISAFEAALRPNTKLIMTESPANPTLVITDLAAVVELARPRGILVVADNTFASPINQRPHDLGVDVVIHSATKYLGGHHDLTAGVICTSEELAERIWQTHISIGSVLSPMDAWLLLRGLRTLPLRIERINANALALAEFLEAQPQIEQVYYPGLTSHPQHELAKRQMRGFGAVIALAIKGGYEETQRFVSALKLIPNAVSLGGIDSLVVHTAAMWEGVMTEEQMRTAGIPPNYVRLSVGIEHIEDLKADVLQALQAI
- a CDS encoding aldehyde dehydrogenase family protein; its protein translation is MAQSLIDIGTIPSLMYINGQWTESVSQKTFATVEPATREMLASVPRGGQEDVDRAVQAARETFESAQWQEMRADERARKLWQVAQLIRKEKATLAKLESLDTGKPLSQAQADVEAAARYFEYYAGMADKIFGETIPVSPGILDYTVREPIGVSAHIVPWNYPLQITGRGVAAAIATGNTVVIKPAEDTPLTALYLAYLVEQAGFPPGVYNVVTGYGHEAGDALANHPDVDHITFTGSVQTGSKVMAAASRNIKPVTMELGGKSPNILFDDCDQEEALNWVVRSIVQNAGQTCSAGSRLILHRNIYDQFVEQVVRRMATLTLGIGINNPDLGPIINDKQGSRIEQLVEQGKQEGARILTGGERVLVEEAPHGFFFKPTVVEGLGPDSCLAQEEIFGPVLTVFLFEDEEEAVQLANGTPYGLVTGIWTKQIARAHRMAKKIRAGQIFINNYGAGGGVEMPFGGYKKSGFGREKGLEALRNYTQLKNVAVKIGD
- the panF gene encoding sodium/pantothenate symporter, whose product is MNWPVAIPLLVFLIVVFAVGIYASKRIQQAPVFLQEYFLGSRELGGLMLAMTMVATYGSASSFIGGPGVAYTVGFGWVLLAMSQLVTGYFTLSVLGKKFAIMARKIKAVTLVDFVKERYQSKWVVLLSSASIIMFMFAIMAAQWIGGGRLIQAVTGLSYTAALFIFAVVVLVYVAIGGFRAVAITDTIQGIVMFFGTILILIGTIVAGGGVSNIISELAAENPNLLTPYGHEQQLSAIYVSSFWILVGVGVVGLPQVAVRAMAYKSSQAMHRALIIGTIVVGLIMLGMHLVGVFGRAVVPGIEVGDTVMPTIAMEVLPAWLAGVVLAAPMAAIMSTVDSLLLLVSSSIVKDVYVNYIKPEATEQTVKRLSITITAVLGLIVFFMAVNPPDFLIWLNLYAFGGLQAAFIWPIIMGLYWKKGNKYGALASIIVGVSTYILFDLFWKNPLGMHGVVLPIVLGFIGYVAASLLTQHRTMAQQQEVVSRFWGA
- a CDS encoding SDR family NAD(P)-dependent oxidoreductase, whose amino-acid sequence is MRLEGKTMIVAGAGGGMGLKIVEFFLREGAQVAALDLNTDPLKQVFNDMDESRLIIAKVDVTSETAVTQAVQKVHNQWGKVNGLVHAAGIAQPATPVEEVSKEEWHRIIDVNVTSAFLLSKAVVPYMKQQQQGVIIPIASISSQRPRPGLNAYIASKGALVALAQALAIELAPFNIRVNALNPGPADTQMLGQFTAAGADVEETKESIYRQSVPLGRLIKPEDIAHAAVYLCSDEAQIVTGAILNVDGGRGL
- a CDS encoding L-rhamnose mutarotase; this translates as MERVAFVLRIREKDQQEYIKRHQAVYPELLRAFEDVGIKTYSIFMDGGTLFAYMEVENFNEAMAKLERHEANIRWQKYMSDLLIQHHDGGTIKVIPEVFHFEAK
- a CDS encoding M20 family metallopeptidase, with translation MSVYTEQRFQRDKAEVIRLTQDLVRIPSVYRPGDPDGNESKVAQFVYDYLKNLGLEVYLEQVEPGRPNVIGILDSKRPGKTLLFEGHTDVVTEGDPSAWTYPPFEGRIAGNRMYGRGTNDTKGNLAAAITAVHSIMRDGERFNGKIILCVPCDEEGMMSGIKHFIERGWARGVDGAIICEPEENHICIAQKGAMRVVLKTFGKMAHGAIPLSGVNPNTRMARVICELEKLEEREKQRWGKHPLLGWPSITPTVLRAPVEGEPQINVVPDQCLATLDIRTIPGQDHQTLSAEIQGVLDRLAALDPDFKAEFEVIEDRPWTKTDKEQPIVQAIAAAYTQVTGRQPVYNGVPGATDGTFLHLAGVPIVTTGAGDREIPHHIDEYIDLDELAVTTQIYRQAALKFLNQEYA